CATCACCCGGGCCATCCAGAACGCCGCGGCGTTCCGCTTCCTGCCCATCTGAACTGAAAGGAATCCTGATATGGCCATGGACGTCATCGACTACGACATCTTCGGCGACGACATGCAGTACGTGGAGGTGGAACTGGACCCGGGCGAGGCTGCCGTGGGGGAGGCCGGCATGATGATGTTCATGCAGGACGGCATCGAGATGGAGACCGTGTTCGGCGACGGCTCCGCCTCCCAGTCCGGCTTCCTGGGCAAGTTGATGGGGGCGGGCAAGCGCCTGCTCACGGGTGAGTCCCTGTTCACCACCATCTACGCCAACACGGCCACGGGCAAGCGTCGGGTGGCCTTCGCTGCCCCTTACCCGGGGAAGATCATCCCCATAGACCTGACCCAGATCGGCGGCACCCTCATTTGCCAGAAGGATTCATTCCTCTGCGCCGCCAAGGGGGTCAGCCTTGGCATCGCCTTCCAGCAGCGGCTGGGGGCCGGCTTCTTCGGTGGCGAAGGGTTCATCCTGCAGAAGCTGGAAGGGGATGGCATGGTGTTCTTCCACGCTGGCGGCACCATCGCTGAAAAGAACCTGGCTCCGGGGGAAACCATCCGCGTGGATACCGGCTGCATCGCGGCCATGCAACCCTCGGTGGACTTCGACATCCAGTATGTGGGCAAGATCAAGACGGCCCTGTTTGGCGGCGAGGGGTTGTTCTTCACGCGCCTTACCGGTCCCGGCAAGGTGTGGTTGCAGACCCTGCCGTTCTCGCGGCTGGCCAATCGCATCATTGCCGCCGCACCACAGACGGGCGGCAGGCAGGTGGGCGAGGGTTCGGTGCTGGGGGGGTTCGGCGGCCTGTTGGACGGAGACAACAGCTGAAGCGTCACGGCGACGTCATATTGGTGGATTAGCCTCCACCGTTTTGCCAGGAGCATCCGGGGAACCATGGACTTGATACTTTGGCGCCATGCCGACGCCCAGGACGGCACTCCGGACATGGACAGGCCTTTGACGGCCAAGGGGCGGGGCCAGGCCAGGAAGATGGCGTCCTGGTTGAACCAGCAACTGCCCGAAGGGGCCCGCGTCCTGGTGAGCCCCTCGCTGCGAACCCTTCAGACCGCAGACGCCCTGGAGCGCAAATATGACGTGGTGCAGGATCTGGCGCCAGGAGCGGATGCCGCCCACCTGCTGCACGCCGCAGGCTGGCCTGACGCCAAGGGGACGGTGTTGGTGGTGGGCCACCAGCCCACCCTGGGGGAGTCAGCCAGCCTCTTGCTGTTCGGCGAGGCCGTTGGGATGAGCATCAAGAAAAGCGGCGTGGTCTGGCTCACCAACCGGGTACGGGGCGAGATGCCCCAGACCCTGCTGAAGGCCGCCATGACCACGGATCTGCTTTAGCGCAAATTACTCCAGGCCCAGTTGCTCCACCCAGGCCAGGGCCTTCAGATGGGCCTCGCTGACCTGGTCTGGGGACAGCATCAGGGCCGTGGTGAGTTCCTCAAGGCGGTCCACGTCGCCGCTTTCCACGGCTTCGGTCAGGGCCAGGAACGGCCCGTACAGTCCGCTGCGGTCCGTCAGGGCATCGGCGATCTTCTCCGGGATGACCAGGCGTTCCAGAACCTGCTCCATGGTCATTTCCAGCATGGCGGGCAGAAGGGAAAACACGCCGACGATGAACAGGTTGTCCTGGTCGCTCCGGGGCAGCTCGGTCTTGCCCAGCAGTTCGCACAGGCGGCCCCGGGTGATGGCGGTGCGTGCCTGGGCGGGGGAAGTGGCGTTGGAGCCCGCCGTCACAAGTAGCAGGGTGAGCCACCGGTAGAGGGGTTGCATGCCCAGGATGCTGACTGCATGGCGGATGGACTGGACCTCGCAGGATAGCCCGAAGCCCGCCGAATTGATGTAGCGCATGAGCTTGAAGGTGAGGGCCACATCCTTCTTGAAGAGGGCTTCCAGGTCCTTGACTTCAGCACCCTGGCGCACCTTTTCCAGCAACTGGAGGACGGTGGCATGCACGGGATTGATGACCCGTTCCACCAGCGTTTCGGGGCGGGCAAAGTAATAGCCCTGGAAGAAATCGAAACCCAGTTCCTGACAGTGCTTGAATTGCTCCAGGGTTTCCACCTTCTCTGCCACCAGTTTGACCGGGTGGCGCCGCACTGTTTTGACCAGCCTGCTCAACTCCTCCGGTGTATGGGCCAGTACGTCCAGTTTGACGTAATCGGCCAGGGGCAGCAGGGGCTCCGCTTCCGGAATGTAGTGGAAATCGTCCAGGGCGAAGCGGTAACCCTCCTGTTTCAACTCACGCAACCGTTCCAGTACCTCGTCGGTGACCTGGACGGTTTCCAGGACCTCGATCACCACGTTTTCCTTGGGGAGCAAGGAGGAGAAACTGGACATCAGCATGGGGACTTCCATGTTGATGAAGGCCTTCTTGCCCTTCAGCAACCATTCCGTACCCATGTTGCACAGGGCATTGGCGATGATGGTGATGCCGGCGTCCACGTCGGAGGTTAAGCGGGCGCTTTGGGCATGGGCCGAGTGACGGAACAACAGTTCGTAGGCGATGATGGTGTGTCCGGCATTGACGATGGGCTGCCGGGCGATGAAGGCGTTGTTGCTCATAAGTCCCTTGGGTTGTTGTCAGCCTCGCGAGAAGAGGCTGTTCGGTGTGTCGGTTTGCACGTCGGTGAGCAGTTCCTCCATGTCCAGCACCAGCACGATGGAGCCGTCACCGGAGAGGGTGGCGCCGGCGATGCCCTTGGGCTTGATGTCGGACAGGGGTTTGATCACCACATCGTCCCGGCCCACGAAGCCGTCCACCGCGAGGATGAAGGTGGAATCGGCGGCGTGCATGAGGACGCCGAAGGAAGGCGCCTTCCGGGCTTCCCAGCCGATAAGCCTGGCGAGGCTCCGTACCGGAAGCACCTCGTCGCGCACCACCATGGTCGCGCGGCCGGATACCCGCTGGACCTCCTGCTGCTTGATGGGGATGATCTCCCGCACCATGGACAGGGGTACGGCGAAGGACTGGTTGTTCAGGCGCACCACCAGAACGGGCAGGATGGCAAGGGTGAGGGGCAGGGAGATGGTGAAGGTGGACCCCTGGCCCGGCACGGACAGTACATCGATCTTGCCATTGAGCTTGGTGATGTTGGTCTTCACCACGTCCATGCCCACGCCCCGGCCCGATACGCTGGAGATTTCGTCCTTGGTGGAAAATCCCGGCAGGAAAACCAGATGCAGGCTCTGGCGATCATCCAGGCTGTTGGCGGTTTCGTTGTCGATGAGCCCCTTCTGGATGGCCTTGTTGCGGATGACGTCGGGACGCATGCCCTTGCCGTCGTCGGAAATCTCGATGTAGATGTGGTCTCCCACCTGGCTCGCGGACAAGGTGACGATGGCCTTGGGGGACTTGTTGGCCGACTGGCGCTCCTCGGGGGATTCCACGCCATGGTCCACCGCGTTGCGGACCAGATGGACCAGGGGGTCGTTCAGGTCCTCGATCATGGTCTTGTCCAGCTCGGTTTCCTCGCCGGAGAGCACCAGTTCCACGTCCTTGCCCAATTGGCGGGCCAGGTCCCGGGCGAGGCGCGGGTATTTCTGGAACAGGCGGCCGATGGGCTGCATCCGGGTTTTCATGACCGCGTTCTGCAGGTCCGAGACCAGGAGATCCAACTGGCTCACGGCGATATCCAGTGACTTCAGGGTTTCCTGGTCTGTCTTGCCATGGAGGATCTGGCTCTTGAGGTTGGCGATGCGGTTCTTGGTCAGGCCGATCTCGCCGGACAGGTTGAGCACCTGGTCCAGACGTGCCGTATCCACGCGTATGGTGGTTTCCTTCTGCAGGTTCTGGGGTGGCGCGGCCCCAGCGCTTACAGGTCGTGCGCTGGGCGTGGGGAGGTCCTGGGGTGGGGCGGAACGGGGCACGGGCTCCGGCTGGGGTGCGTTGGCAACAGCCTCGCTGACGGCCTTAGCCACTTCAATGGTCGGCGCGGCAGCTGGCGCAGCGGAAGGGATGGGAGCGCCGGTCAGGGCTGCATGGAGCACATCCCAGTTGATGTCGTCATCCCCCGCCTGGGATGGCACCTCGGCAGGCACCGAGGCAGGGGCGGCAGGGGCGGCAGGGGCGGTGGACACGGCGGGGCTGGCGGGCGCCCGCACGGGCTGGCCGGCCAGCGCTGCCTCCAGGTTGGCCAACAAACCAGCTTCGGCAGGGCCTGGCTGAACACTTTGGGACAGGTCGCCAAACATGTGCCGAACGGTGCCCGTGGCCGCCAGTATGGTGTCCATGAGTTCCGGGCTCAGGGCCAGTTCCCCGTTGCGGAGCTTGTCGAACAGGTTCTCCGTACGATGGCACAAGGCCACCAGGTGCTCGACGTTCAGAAAGCCCGCGCCGCCCTTGATGGTGTGGAAGCCCCGGAAGATATCGTTGAGGAGATTCTTGTCATCAGGCCGTTTTTCCAACTCGACCAGCTTGTTATCCACCTGGGACAACAACTCTCCCGCTTCCAGCAGGAAATCCTGGAGTAGTTCTTCCATTCCAGCGAAATCGCTCATCGTTGTCTCCTTCTAGGGCGGCGAGGGGCCACAGACGAGCCCGCCATGTTCATTGTCCGGACCATTCGCCTTGCACCATCAAAAACCCAGGCTTTCCAGCAGATCGTCTACCTGGGCCTGGCTAGTCACTACATCACTGCGCCCCGCTGAGTTGATGACAGGCCCGTTGAGCAGGCCAGGCGACACGGATTGGCGTTTTTCCTGGGGGGTGGTTTCGATGAGTAGCCCCAGCAGCTGGCTTTCCAGTTGCTGGGCCGCCTCCAGGATTTTCTTGATGACCTGGCCGGTGAGGTCCTGGAAATCCTGGGCCATGATGATTTCCATGAGTTGGGCGTTGGTGGAGGCGGTCTGCTGGGGTACCTGGGCCAGATAGGCGCGGGTGTCCTGAACCAGGGCCTTGAATTCGTTGACACCCAGTTGCTTGCTGAACAGCTTGTCCCATTGCCCGGACAGATTCTGGGCGGTCAGGCCCATTTGCTCCTGTATGGGTTGGGCGTTTTCTGCGGCGTTCAGGGTCCGCTCCGCCGCCTGGGCGGTCATGGAGGCGATGTAGTTCAGGCGGTCCCGGTTGTCGGGCAGGTCGCTCGCCACCTTTTCCAGGGTCTTGTCCAGCCCCAGTTCCCGCAGCAGGTTGTGCAGTCCCCGGGTCATGTGGCCGATCTGGGCGAAAACCCGTTCCGGGCAAACATTTTCGTCCGCGCTTCCACCCATCTCTTCATGGCTGACCGCCACGGCAATGCTGTCAAAGAGCGCTTCCAGTTCGGGCGTGTCAGCGTCCGGGGAATTTGCCTCGGGCACAGGGGCCGGCGCGGGTGCCGTGGCCTCAGCTATGCTGTCGAACAGGGCTTCGAGTTCTGCAGAGTCGCCGCTCATTGCTGTTCCTTGTTCAGTTCAGTGGCCCATGCAACCTGGATTACATGCCGTACTTTTCGAAGATCTTGCCCATCTTTTCTTCCAGGGTGGCAGCCGTGAAGGGCTTGACGATGTAACCGGAGGCCCCGCTCTGGGCAGCTTCGATGATGTTTTCCTTTTTCGCCTCGGCTGTGATCATGAGCACGGGCAGGTGCTTAAGGGTGGCGTCGGCGCGAATGGCCTTGAGCAGTTCTATGCCTGTCATGTTGGGCATGTTCCAGTCCGTGACCACGAACTGGAAGTTGCCCCCGTGCAGTTTCTGAAGTGCGGCAACGCCGTCCTCGGCTTCGTCCACGTTGGTGTATCCCAATTCCTTGAGCAAATTGCGCACGATCCGGCGCATGGTGGAGAAATCGTCTACCACCAGAAATTTCATGTTCTTGTCGGCCATCGCGGTCCTCTCAATACCTTTGTTCCATGCATGCTAGGGGCATGTGGCGGGACATTTTAGCGTGGGGTCCTAGCGTTTTAGAAAAGCCAGCAAAGTCTCGGCCAATACCGCCGGGTCGAACTTGGCCACATAGGCGTCCACCCCTACTTTCTGTCCCATGGTCCGATTGGCTTCCGAGGAGAGGGAGGAATGCATGATGACGGGGATGCCGGCAAAGCGCTGATCGGACTTTATGTTCTTGGTGAGCACGTAGCCGTCCATTTCGGGCATTTCCGCGTCCACCAGGATGAGCTGGACCGTGTTCTTGACCGGCTTGCGTTCGGCCGCGCTCCTGTCCGCCATGTTGACCAGCTTGTTCCAGGCCTCGCGGCCATCGTTGGATTGAATGTATTTGACGCCCAGCTGGTCCAGCACGGAAACGATCTCCTTGCGGGCCACGGAAGAATCGTCCGCGAAAAACACGGTGGCATCCCGGACGCTTTCCACCTTGGGCAGACTCGGCATGGCTTTTTCACCCAGCACCTCCACCAGTACCCGTTCCACGTCCAGGATGGAGACCAATCGGCCATCATCCAGTTCGGTGATGGCCGTGATCATGCCGTCCTGGCCGGCCAGGTTGTTCTCCGGGGGTTTAACCTTGTCCCAGTCCACCCGGATGATGCGGTCCACGTCCTGGACCAGGAAACCTTGGGTGTGACGGGAGAACTCCGTGACGATGAGGGTTTCGCCGATGCCTTCGGGAGCCCCCTCAAGGCGGATGAAGCGGGCAAGGGAAATGACCGGAATGATGCTGCCCCGCAGGGAGATCACACCCTCCACGCCGTCGGGCATGTTGGGCGTAAGCGTGATGGGGGGCGTGGGGGAGACCTCCCGAACCTTGAAGACGTTGATACCAAAGGTTTCGTGGGTACCCAGGGAAAACATGAGCAGTTCCATCTTGTTGGAGCCGGCAAGTTTGGTCCGGGCATCCACGGCCTCCAGAAGCTTGGCCGGTTCCAAAGGATTCATGGTTGCTATCTCCGATTACTTGAGCAGGCGGTTGAGCACTTCGGCCAGGCGATGGGGCTCGAATTTTGGCACGTACTCGTCCACGCCCACCGAGAACCCCAACTGCTTGTTGGCGTCGGAGGAAAGTGAGGAGTGCATGAGCACGGGGATGCCGGCGAAGCGAGGGTCGCCCTTGATGTTCTTTGTTAGGACGTAACCGTCCATCTCGGGCATTTCTACGTCCGTCAGGATCAGTTGCACCAGTTCGTTCACCGGCTTGCCGGAGATCTCGGCCTGAGCCGCAATCTTCTGCAGCTCATCCCAGGCCTGGCGGCCGTTGATGCTGGGAATGCCATGGATGCCGAGGGCCTCCAGGGTGCGTTCCACCTGTTTGCGGGCCACTGAGGAGTCATCGGCGTAGAAAACGGTGCGGTTGGGCTTGTCCAGGGGCTCGAGGCTGGCGAACAGATGGCTGTCGTCTTCCTGGGAGGTGTCGGCAAGGATTTTCTCCACGTCCAGCATCATGACGAGGCGCCGGTCGGGCAACTCGGTTACCGCCGTGACGAGCCCGCCCATGCGGGCCACCAGCATGCTGGGCGGAACTTTCATCTCGGCCCAGTCCAGGCGCAGGATGGTGTCCACTTCGCCCACCAGGAACCCTTGTGTATGGCCGTTATACTCGGTGACGATCATGATGGAAGGCGGCGCATCAGTCGAAATGCCAATGTACTTGGCCAGATCCACCACGGGCACCAGTACCCCCCGCAGGCTGACCATGCCTTCCACCGCGGGCGGCATGTCCGGCGCTCGGGTGATTTCTGGGATGCGCATGACTTCCCGCACCTTGAACACGTTGATGCCGAAGGTTTCCTTGCGACCGGTGTTCGTGTCCGTACCCAGGGTAAACAGCAGGATCTCCAGCTTGTTCGCCCCTGCAAGACGGGTGCGGGCATCAATGCGTCTTAACAAATCCGACATGGCGGCCTCATGTGCAAAGTATCCAGACTCCTCTGGCTGGGAATCTTCCTTCCAATCATCGGCCTATTGGCTAAAAACTTTAGGGAGAGCATACGAAAGTCAGCCCTGGGCGATGGTTTAATATCAACCATTCATGCTGGTTACCAATGCCATGTCCATACATGCCCCTGACGACGCGGAGCTCAGACAGGCCTTCGCGCTGTTCAGCCAAACCTCGGAGAAATTGGCCGAGACCTATCTGGAACTCCAGTCCCAGGTGGGGCGCCTGACCAGTGAGCTGGCCGCGGCCAACGGCGAGTTGGCACGACGTGAACGATTGTCCGCCCTGGGCGAGATGGCGGCCCAGGTGGCCCACCAGCTGCGCACCCCCCTGGCAACGGCCTTGCTTTACACCGGCCATCTGGCGCGGACCCAGGTCAAGGATGCCGATCGCATCCGCTTCGCCGAGAAAACACTGGGTCGCCTCCGTTATCTGGAACGGCTGATCCAGGACATGCTCCTGTTCGTCAAGGGCGCCCAGGTGTCCGGTGAAGTGTTCCCGGTGTCGCCCCTGCTGGACGAATTGGTACAGACCCTGGAGCCCCACGCTGCCGCCAGTGGCGTGGACTTGTCCGTCCAGCCCTGGCAGGGCAGCGCTGTCCTGCAGGGCGACCGGCAGGCCATCGCCGGAGCGCTGATCAACCTCGTGGAGAATGCCCTGCAGGCCTGCGTCCCCGGAGGACAGGTGCATTTGTCCGTGGCGGGAGAGGGGAGCCCGTTTGCCGCGTTCCGTGTGGAGGATGATGGCGCGGGCATCCCGGAGGGGGCCCGGGAGCGCCTGTTCGAGCCCTTCTTTACCACCCGGGGGGAAGGCAGCGGCCTGGGCCTGGCCATCGTGCGCCAGGTGGCGGATGCACACGGCGGCTGGGTGGAGTGGGCGCCACGGGAGGCGGGGGGCAGTCGGTTCACCCTCTACCTGCCCTTCGCGCCCCAGGAGCATGCCCATGGCTGAAACCCTGCCGGTGTTGGTGGTGGAGGACGATGCCCCCCTGCGGGAGGCCCTGGCCGATACCCTGGAGTTGGCAGGCTATTCGGTCATGTCCGCGGACGACGCGGAACAGGCCCTGGCCTGGCTGGACAAGGGATCGCCTGGCCTGGTGCTTTCGGACGTGCAGATGCCGGGCATGGATGGCCATGCCTTGTTGCGCGCCATCAAGGCCAGACATCCCGATATCCCCGTGTTGATCATGACCGCCTACGGCCAGATCGAGCGGGCGGTGGAGGCCATGCGGGATGGCGCGTCCGATTACCTGCCCAAGCCTTTCGAACCCGAGCGCCTGCTGGCTGCGGTGGCGCGTTACTACCGTCAGGAAAGTGCATCGGACGAGTCGGGCGTGGTGGCCGAGGATGCCGCCACCCAGGCCTTGCTGGACCTGGCCCGGCGCGTGGCCGGCACGGATACCACGGTGCTCCTGACGGGGGAATCCGGCGTGGGCAAGGAGGTGTTCGCCCGCTATATCCACCGCCATTCCGCCCGGCATCCGGGGCCCTTCGTGGCGGTGAACTGCGCGGCCATCCCGGAAAGCCTGCTGGAATCCGTGCTGTTCGGCCACGAAAAGGGGTCGTTCACCGGCGCTGCCACGGCTCAGGCCGGCAAGTTCGAGCAGGCCAACGGCGGCATACTGATGCTGGACGAGATGGCAGAACTCCCCCTCAATCTCCAGGCCAAGCTGCTCAGGGTGCTGCAGGAACGTGAGGTGGAGCGGGTGGGCGGGCGCCAGCCCGTACCCCTTGATGTGAGGGTGATCGCCGCCACCAACCGGGACCTGGCCACTTGCGTGCGGGAAGGACGCTTCCGCGAGGACCTGTACTACCGGCTGAATGTTTTCCCCCTGGAGATCATGCCGTTGCGGCAAAGGCGGGGAGACATACCTGCGCTGGCGAGGCATTTCCTGAAGCGCTTCGAGGACGTGATCGGACGGCGTGGCTTTCTGCTCTCCGATGCGGCCTTGACTGAATTGACTGGGTATGACTGGCCCGGTAACATCCGTGAGCTATGTAACGTGGTACAGCGGGCCATGGTGCTGGCCCCCGGGGCGGAGATCCTTCCCGAGCACTTGATGCTGCCGCGCCAGTCTGCCACGGGCCGAACAGTTTCTGCCTCGGCAAGCTCGAGCGAAATGGGGCTCAAGGACGTGGAGCGGGAGACAATCCTGGATACCCTGCGCCGTATGGGTGGTTCCAGGCGACGCACGGCGGAAGCCTTGAACATGAGCGAGCGGACCCTGCGTCACAAGCTCAAGCAGTACCGCGAGGCAGGATTTCTGGATGGAGATGACCTCCTATAATGGGCTTCAGGAGGTAGGGCGATGAGCAATATCGATCAGATGGTGAACCAGTTGCGCGCCGTGGCGGTGCAGGCAGCGGGTGGATCCGCGCCTCAGTCAGCCCTGGCTGTCGACTCCGGACAGGACTTCGCGGCCTTGTTGAAATCGGCGGTGGACGAGGTCAATAGCGCCCAGATGGACGCAAAGCAGCTGACACGACAGTTCGAAGCCGGCGACCCCGATGTCAACCTACAGGATGTGGTCCTCTCCTTGCAGAAGGCCAGTCTGTCCTTCCAGACCATGGTGCAGGTACGCAATAAACTGGTATCGGCCTACCAGGAAATCATGAACATGCAGGTCTGATCGGGACACGGTTGACGGATGGCCATTCCGGCACAGAACCTTCTCAACAACTTTTCCCTGCGCTTCAATCAACTGCCCGCCTCCAGAAAAATGGGGATTGCGGCAGCCGTGGCGGCGTCCATCGCCCTGGTCGTGGGGTTGTTCCTGTGGTCCAGCAGCCCGGACTACCGCGTACTGTTCTCCAACCTGTCGGAGAAGGACGCGGGGGCGGTCACCGCGACCCTGCAGCAGATGAACGTGGCCTACAAGACCGAGGCGGGGGGAACACTGCTGGTGCCCTCGGACCAGGTCTACGACCTGCGCTTCAAGCTGGCAGCCCAGGGCTTGCCCAAGGGTGGGGCCGTGGGCTTCGAGCTGATGGACGCCGCCAAGCTGGGCATGACCCAGTTCCAGGAACAGGTCACCTACCAGCGGGGCCTGGAAGGTGAACTGGCCCGTTCCATCCAGTCCCTGTCTCCCGTTGAATCCGCCCGGGTTCACCTGGCCATCCCCAAGCCTTCCGTCTTCATCCGAGACAGGCAGGCGCCTTCGGCGTCCGTGCTGGTAAACATGCATGCCGGGCGGGCACTGGATGCGGGCCAGGTCCAGGCCATCGTGCATCTGGTCTCCAGCAGCGTTCCGGAACTCTCGCCCAAGAACGTGACCGTGGTGGACCAGGCCGGCAATCTGATGACGGCCAGGAACGACGGTGGTGCCATCCAGGGTCTGGATGCCAGCCAGCTGGATTACCTGCGCCAGATGGAGTCCTACTATGCCCAGCGCATCGAGGCCATCGTCTCGCCCATCGTGGGCCAGGGCAACGTCAAGGCGGAGGTGCGGGCCGACCTGGACTTCTCCCAGTCAGAGGCCACCAGCGAGACCTACAAGCCCAACCCCACGCCGGAGGCCCAGGCCATCCGCAGCCAACAGTCCGTGGAGGACATCAACGCCACCGGAAACCAGGCCCAGGGTGTGCCGGGAGCCCTGACCAACCAGCCTCCCGGTCCCGCCACTGCGCCCACCACTGCCCCGGCAGGCGCCAACGCGGGGTCCAACCCCACTACGGCTGGGCAGGGTGGTGGGGGCGGTTCGAGCCGCAAGGAAAGCACGGTCAATTTCGAGCTGGACAAGACCATACGCCACGTTAAGGACCCGGTGGGCCGGGTCAAGCGCCTCTCCGTGGCCGTGGTGGTGAACTACCGGGCGG
This window of the Thiobacillus sp. genome carries:
- a CDS encoding TIGR00266 family protein, translated to MAMDVIDYDIFGDDMQYVEVELDPGEAAVGEAGMMMFMQDGIEMETVFGDGSASQSGFLGKLMGAGKRLLTGESLFTTIYANTATGKRRVAFAAPYPGKIIPIDLTQIGGTLICQKDSFLCAAKGVSLGIAFQQRLGAGFFGGEGFILQKLEGDGMVFFHAGGTIAEKNLAPGETIRVDTGCIAAMQPSVDFDIQYVGKIKTALFGGEGLFFTRLTGPGKVWLQTLPFSRLANRIIAAAPQTGGRQVGEGSVLGGFGGLLDGDNS
- the sixA gene encoding phosphohistidine phosphatase SixA codes for the protein MDLILWRHADAQDGTPDMDRPLTAKGRGQARKMASWLNQQLPEGARVLVSPSLRTLQTADALERKYDVVQDLAPGADAAHLLHAAGWPDAKGTVLVVGHQPTLGESASLLLFGEAVGMSIKKSGVVWLTNRVRGEMPQTLLKAAMTTDLL
- a CDS encoding EAL domain-containing protein, with product MSNNAFIARQPIVNAGHTIIAYELLFRHSAHAQSARLTSDVDAGITIIANALCNMGTEWLLKGKKAFINMEVPMLMSSFSSLLPKENVVIEVLETVQVTDEVLERLRELKQEGYRFALDDFHYIPEAEPLLPLADYVKLDVLAHTPEELSRLVKTVRRHPVKLVAEKVETLEQFKHCQELGFDFFQGYYFARPETLVERVINPVHATVLQLLEKVRQGAEVKDLEALFKKDVALTFKLMRYINSAGFGLSCEVQSIRHAVSILGMQPLYRWLTLLLVTAGSNATSPAQARTAITRGRLCELLGKTELPRSDQDNLFIVGVFSLLPAMLEMTMEQVLERLVIPEKIADALTDRSGLYGPFLALTEAVESGDVDRLEELTTALMLSPDQVSEAHLKALAWVEQLGLE
- a CDS encoding chemotaxis protein CheA, which produces MSDFAGMEELLQDFLLEAGELLSQVDNKLVELEKRPDDKNLLNDIFRGFHTIKGGAGFLNVEHLVALCHRTENLFDKLRNGELALSPELMDTILAATGTVRHMFGDLSQSVQPGPAEAGLLANLEAALAGQPVRAPASPAVSTAPAAPAAPASVPAEVPSQAGDDDINWDVLHAALTGAPIPSAAPAAAPTIEVAKAVSEAVANAPQPEPVPRSAPPQDLPTPSARPVSAGAAPPQNLQKETTIRVDTARLDQVLNLSGEIGLTKNRIANLKSQILHGKTDQETLKSLDIAVSQLDLLVSDLQNAVMKTRMQPIGRLFQKYPRLARDLARQLGKDVELVLSGEETELDKTMIEDLNDPLVHLVRNAVDHGVESPEERQSANKSPKAIVTLSASQVGDHIYIEISDDGKGMRPDVIRNKAIQKGLIDNETANSLDDRQSLHLVFLPGFSTKDEISSVSGRGVGMDVVKTNITKLNGKIDVLSVPGQGSTFTISLPLTLAILPVLVVRLNNQSFAVPLSMVREIIPIKQQEVQRVSGRATMVVRDEVLPVRSLARLIGWEARKAPSFGVLMHAADSTFILAVDGFVGRDDVVIKPLSDIKPKGIAGATLSGDGSIVLVLDMEELLTDVQTDTPNSLFSRG
- the cheZ gene encoding protein phosphatase CheZ; translation: MSGDSAELEALFDSIAEATAPAPAPVPEANSPDADTPELEALFDSIAVAVSHEEMGGSADENVCPERVFAQIGHMTRGLHNLLRELGLDKTLEKVASDLPDNRDRLNYIASMTAQAAERTLNAAENAQPIQEQMGLTAQNLSGQWDKLFSKQLGVNEFKALVQDTRAYLAQVPQQTASTNAQLMEIIMAQDFQDLTGQVIKKILEAAQQLESQLLGLLIETTPQEKRQSVSPGLLNGPVINSAGRSDVVTSQAQVDDLLESLGF
- the cheY gene encoding chemotaxis response regulator CheY, with the protein product MADKNMKFLVVDDFSTMRRIVRNLLKELGYTNVDEAEDGVAALQKLHGGNFQFVVTDWNMPNMTGIELLKAIRADATLKHLPVLMITAEAKKENIIEAAQSGASGYIVKPFTAATLEEKMGKIFEKYGM
- a CDS encoding chemotaxis protein CheV, producing the protein MNPLEPAKLLEAVDARTKLAGSNKMELLMFSLGTHETFGINVFKVREVSPTPPITLTPNMPDGVEGVISLRGSIIPVISLARFIRLEGAPEGIGETLIVTEFSRHTQGFLVQDVDRIIRVDWDKVKPPENNLAGQDGMITAITELDDGRLVSILDVERVLVEVLGEKAMPSLPKVESVRDATVFFADDSSVARKEIVSVLDQLGVKYIQSNDGREAWNKLVNMADRSAAERKPVKNTVQLILVDAEMPEMDGYVLTKNIKSDQRFAGIPVIMHSSLSSEANRTMGQKVGVDAYVAKFDPAVLAETLLAFLKR
- a CDS encoding chemotaxis protein CheV, encoding MSDLLRRIDARTRLAGANKLEILLFTLGTDTNTGRKETFGINVFKVREVMRIPEITRAPDMPPAVEGMVSLRGVLVPVVDLAKYIGISTDAPPSIMIVTEYNGHTQGFLVGEVDTILRLDWAEMKVPPSMLVARMGGLVTAVTELPDRRLVMMLDVEKILADTSQEDDSHLFASLEPLDKPNRTVFYADDSSVARKQVERTLEALGIHGIPSINGRQAWDELQKIAAQAEISGKPVNELVQLILTDVEMPEMDGYVLTKNIKGDPRFAGIPVLMHSSLSSDANKQLGFSVGVDEYVPKFEPHRLAEVLNRLLK
- a CDS encoding HAMP domain-containing histidine kinase — its product is MLVTNAMSIHAPDDAELRQAFALFSQTSEKLAETYLELQSQVGRLTSELAAANGELARRERLSALGEMAAQVAHQLRTPLATALLYTGHLARTQVKDADRIRFAEKTLGRLRYLERLIQDMLLFVKGAQVSGEVFPVSPLLDELVQTLEPHAAASGVDLSVQPWQGSAVLQGDRQAIAGALINLVENALQACVPGGQVHLSVAGEGSPFAAFRVEDDGAGIPEGARERLFEPFFTTRGEGSGLGLAIVRQVADAHGGWVEWAPREAGGSRFTLYLPFAPQEHAHG
- a CDS encoding sigma-54-dependent Fis family transcriptional regulator; its protein translation is MAETLPVLVVEDDAPLREALADTLELAGYSVMSADDAEQALAWLDKGSPGLVLSDVQMPGMDGHALLRAIKARHPDIPVLIMTAYGQIERAVEAMRDGASDYLPKPFEPERLLAAVARYYRQESASDESGVVAEDAATQALLDLARRVAGTDTTVLLTGESGVGKEVFARYIHRHSARHPGPFVAVNCAAIPESLLESVLFGHEKGSFTGAATAQAGKFEQANGGILMLDEMAELPLNLQAKLLRVLQEREVERVGGRQPVPLDVRVIAATNRDLATCVREGRFREDLYYRLNVFPLEIMPLRQRRGDIPALARHFLKRFEDVIGRRGFLLSDAALTELTGYDWPGNIRELCNVVQRAMVLAPGAEILPEHLMLPRQSATGRTVSASASSSEMGLKDVERETILDTLRRMGGSRRRTAEALNMSERTLRHKLKQYREAGFLDGDDLL
- the fliE gene encoding flagellar hook-basal body complex protein FliE, with the translated sequence MSNIDQMVNQLRAVAVQAAGGSAPQSALAVDSGQDFAALLKSAVDEVNSAQMDAKQLTRQFEAGDPDVNLQDVVLSLQKASLSFQTMVQVRNKLVSAYQEIMNMQV